Sequence from the Enhydrobacter sp. genome:
TGTCGCCTTCCACCCAGCGCCTGGAAACGTCGAGAATGGCGCCGACGTCGTGATTGATGGGGGGGAAGAGATGGCCCGTCAGCCACAGCACGGGCAAAGCGAACAGCGGCACCAGCAGGAGGCGTTCGATGCGCGACGAGATGGAAGGCGGTCGGGACGTAGTCGGCAAGGCGTGGCGAAGATATCATAAGTGCCGGGGAATTCGGCAATCACGGGAGATCAGGCGGCGTGGAGAGGGCGGAGTATGAGCGCATGCATGCGGTCGAGGATCGCATGTGGTGGTATCGCGGCCTGCGCGCTCTCGTCGCGGGATTGCTGGCGCGCAGCCCGCGGGACCCCTCGCCGGCGGCACCGTCGGTTCTCGACGCCGGCTGCGGAACCGGCGGCATGCTGGCCCGGCTCGGTGCCCTGCCGTCCGACGGTGTCGCCATCGGTCTTGAGTACGATCCGGTCGCGGCCGGCATGGCGGCCGACAAGTCGGGCCGCCCGGTGGTGGCGGGCACCGTGCTGCGCCTGCCGTTCGCCGACCAGGCGCTGGACGCCTATGTTTCGCTCGACGTGCTCTGTCATGGGGGTGTCGAACCGGCGCAGGCACTTGCCGAGGCGCACCGTTGCCTGAAGCCCGGCGGCATTGCACTCCTGAACTTGCCGGCCTATGGCTGGCTGTTGTCCGCCCATGACCGGCGCGTGCACAATGTCCGGCGCTTCACCCGCCGACAGGCCCGTCGCCTTCTGGCCGAACATGGCTTTACCGTTCGTCGAACGAGCTACTGGAATACGCTGTTGTTTCCCCTGATGGTGTTGCACCGCTTGACAGAGCGACCCGAGGCCGAAAGCGACGTGCGCGACTTTCCGCGCTGGCTCGATGCGCTGTTCTCCACTGCGCTCGCGATCGAGCGCACGGTCATCCTGGCCGGCCTCTCCCTGCCCTTCGGCGGATCGTTGATCGTGGTGGCTGCGCGCAATGGCTGACGTTCCCGCCCTGTCGATCGTCGTTCCCGTCTACAACGGCGCCGCCACGGTCGGCGAACTGGTCGGCGCCTTGCGCGCACTGGAGCTCGAGGGTGGTCTCGAGATCGTGCTTGTCGTCGACGGCAGCCCAGACAACAGCCTCGATGTTTGCAAGCGACTCGCCGCCGAGCCTGGCGCACCCGTGATCGTTCTCAGTCTCAGCCGGAACTACGGCGAGCACAACGCGGTGATGGCGGGCCTTGCGCGCGCGCGCGGCAACTACACGATCAGCATGGACGACGACTTGCAGAATCCGCCGGATGAGGTGAAGCGGCTTTTCGAGTATGCGCGCGACGGCGGTTACGACGTCGTCTACACCTACTACGACGAGAAGAAGCATGCGGCTTGGCGAAATCTCGGCAGCCGCTTCACGAACTGGTGCGCCGATCACCTGATCGACAAGCCGAAGGGACTCTATCTCTCGAGCTTCCGCTGCGTCTCCGCTTTCGTGCGCGAGCACATTGTCGCGAGTTACGAAGGGCCCTACCCCTATGTCGACGGCCTGATCTTCCAGGTGACGCAGAATGTCGGCCGTCTGCAGGTGGCGCATCTGCCGCGCGCCGAGGGGCGATCGAACTACACGCTGGCCCGCCTGTTCCGGCTCTGGCTGTCGATGTTCTTGAACTTCTCGGTGATCCCATTGCGCTTCGCCACTCTGTTCGGCATCGCGTTCGGCGCGCTGGGGGCACTGGCGGCGATCATCGTCATCGTCGAGGCGATCTCCTCCAACAAGCCGCCGCAGGGCTGGGCGTCGTTGATGGTGGCGGTGCTGGTGCTGGCCGGCGTGCAACTGATCGTGGTCGGGCTGATCGGCGAGTATCTCGGCCGCATGTTCCTCGCGGTCAACCGTAAGCCGCAGTACTTGGTGCGCGAGGTCTATCGCCGCGGTGCGGCCGGACTCGACGTCGAGCGGCCGTTGGCCGACACCCGGGCCGGCGGGCGGCCCTATCGCTTGCCCGATAATGCGGAGCCTGAACGATGACGATCTACTATGTGGCGCTCGGCATCGGCATACTGGCGGGCATCGCCGGCCAGATGCTGCTGAAGGCGGGCGCCGATGCGCCTGATTTCGTCTCGCAGGTGATGCGGCCGTCGACCCTGGCCGGCCTCGCGCTCTACGGCTCGGCGGCATTTCTCTACATCGTCGCGCTGCGGAAGATCCCGGTTTCCGTGGCCTTTCCCAGCGTGTCGCTCTCTTATGCGATCGTCGCGGTGCTCGGGCACTTCCTTTTCGGCGAACCGTTCGGCATCAAGCAGATCGGCGGCATCGTCCTCATCATGGGCGGTGTCGTGCTCATCAACCAGACGTGACGGCGGGCGGGGGAAGCGTGTGACCTACGAGCAGATCAAGTACGAGATTCGGGACGGCATCCTCACCATCACGCTCAACCGCCCCGACAAGCTGAACGCCTTCACCGGCAAGATGCTGTCGGAGCTTCTCGACGCGCTCGATCGCGCCGATCGCGACGACGACGTGCGGGCCATCGTCTTCACCGGCGCAGGCCGCGGCTTCTGCGCCGGCGCCGATTTGTCGGGCGGTGCCAACACCTTCAATGCCGAGAACAGGGGGCCGGTCGATCCCGAGCTCGACGGCCACCGCGACGGCGGCGGTCTGCTCACGCTCCGGCTCTACGACTGCCTGAAGCCGACGATCGCCGCCTGCAATGGTCCGGCGGTCGGCGTCGGCGTCACCATGCAGCTTGCGATGGACGTGCGACTGGCCTCGGAGGCGGCGCGCTACGGCTTCGTGTTCACGCGGCGCGCCATCGTCATGGAGGCCTGCTCGAGCTGGTTCCTGCCGCGCCTGGTCGGGCCGCAGCAGGCTCTGGAATGGGTGATGACCGGCCGGGTGTTCCCTGCCGAGGAGGCGCTCCGGGGCCGGCTGGTCCGCTCAGTGCACAAGCCCGACGAACTCCTGACGGCGGCCTATACGCTGGCCCGCGAGATCGCCGACAACACGGCGCCCGTTTCGGTCGCACTGAACCGGCAGATGATCTGGAAGATGCTCGGCGCCGATCATCCCATGGAAGCGCACAAGGTCGATTCCAAGGGCATCTACGCGCGCGGCAAGTCTGCCGACGTGAAGGAGGGCGTGGTCGCCTTCCTGGAGAAGCGCCCGGCACGCTTCCCCATGAAAGTGAGCGACGGCATGCCCTCCTATTTCCCCTGGTGGAAGGAACGTTCGTTCAAGTAGCCGCGGTTGCCCGGCGGCAGCCGTTACGGCAATCTCCGCCGCCAACGAATCCTTCGGAGGAAGCGATGAACAAGCTGCAGATGCGGCGTCGGGCAATTCTGGCCGCGACGCCGGCTCTGATTGCCGCCCCCTACGTGGCGCGCGCGCAGGGCAAGCCGGAGAAGAGCAAGGTCGTGCTCGCCGTCGGCGGCAAGTCGGCACTCTACTATCTCTCGCTGACGATCGCCGAGAAGAAGGGCTTCTTCAAGGAAGCCGGCCTCGACGTCGAGATCAACGACTTCCAGGGTGGCGCCAAGTCGCTGCAGGCGCTCATGGGCGGTAGCGCGGACGTGGTGGCCGGCGCCTACGAGCACACGATCCGCATGCAGCAGCGCGGCCAGGCGATCGTCGGCTTCGCCCTGATCGGCCGCGGCATGCAGCTTGCCATCGGTTTGCGCAACGACGTCGCCACCCGGGTCAAGGGACCGGCCGACATCAAGGGCCTGAAGTTCGGCGTCACGGCGCCGGGCTCGCAGACCCACATGCTGGTCAACAACTGGGCGGCCAAGGGCGGTCTCAAGCCGACCGACATCGTGGCGATCGGTGTTGGTGCCGGCGCGTCGGTCGTGGCGGCCATCGAGAAGGGCGAGGTCGACGGCATCTCACAGGCCGATCCCGCACTCACCATCCTGCAGGAGAAGAAGCTCATCAAGATCATGGTCGACACGCGCACTATGAAGGGCAACCAGGAGCTGTTCGGCGGCGCGATGCCAGCGGCCTGCCTCTATGGCCAGCCCGATCTCCTGAAGAAAACCCCGGGCACGGCCCAGGCGCTGGCGACCGCAATCGTGCGTGCCGACCAGTGGTTGCAGACGGCCACGCCGTCGGACGTGTCGAGCGTCGTTCCCGAGGCCTATCTGCTGGGCGACAAGTCGGTCTACGAGAAGGCCTTCGCCAACGTGCGCGACACCATCTCGCCCGACGGCATGATGCCGGCCGAGGGGCCGGCGAACTGCCTCAAATTCCTGGCCGAGGGCGATCCCAAGATCGCGGCGGCCAAGATCGACCTCGCCGCCACCTGGACCAACGAGCTCGCCCAACGGGCCGGCAAGCGCAGCTGATGAGTGTTGGCGGACCGGCGCTCGCGCTGGAGGACATCACCTGCCGCTTCGCCGCCCGTGACGGCGGCGAAGCCTATACCGCCGTCGCGAATGCCTCTCTTGCTGTCGCGGAAGGCGAGTTCGTGTCGGTCGTCGGACCAACCGGCTGCGGCAAGTCCACCCTGCTCAACGTGGCTGCCGGCCTGCTCGAACCCTCCCAGGGGCGCGTGTCGGTGTTCGGCAAGCCGCTGGTCTCGGCAGAGGGGGTGAACCGCCGCGCAGGCTACATGTTCCAGGCCGATGCGCTGATGCCGTGGCGCAACGGCATCGATAATGTCGTCGCCGGGCTCGAATTCCGCGGCGTGCCGCACGCCGAGGCGGTGCGGCAGGGCGAGGCGTGGCTGCAACGGGTCGGGCTGGGCGGCTTCGGCGACCGCTATCCGCATCAGATGTCCGGCGGCATGCGCAAGCGGCTCGCACTGGCACAGACCCTGATCCTCAGCCCGGACATCCTGCTGATGGACGAGCCCTTCTCGGCGCTCGACGTGCAGACGCGCCAGCTCATGGAGAACGAACTTCTGGCGCTCTGGGCGGAGGACAGGAAGTCGGTCCTGTTCATCACCCACGATCTCGAGGAGGCGATCGCGCTTTCCGATCGCGTCGTCGTGCTCTCGGCCGGCCCGGCCACCCGTCCCATCGGCGATTTCAAGGTCGACTTGCCGAGGCCGCGCGACGTGCAGGAGATCCGCATGACGCCGGCGTTCCTCACCCTGCATCGTGAGATCTGGGGAGCGATGAAGGAAGAGGTGCTGAAGGCCTACCAGCGCCAGAAGGCGGCCTGACATGAAGCTGCGCGCGCTCCAGCTCGGCGTGCTCGCCGCGCTCATCCTGTTCTGGTACGCGATGACGGCGCCCGGCCTGATCCCGCCGTTCTATTTCGAGCAACCGAATCGCGCCGCCTTCTTCTTCGGCGAGCCGCAGAAGGTGTTCTGGATCATCGTCGACTGGTTCGTGAGCGGCGAGATCTATGGCCACCTCGGCTACACCCTGCTGGAGACGGCGCTGGGGTTCGTGATCGGCGCGGTGTTCGGATTGCTGGTCGGACTGTGGCTGGCACTGTCGCCCATGGCGTCGGCGATCATGGATCCCTACATCAAGGGCTTCAATTCGATGCCGCGCGTCGTCCTTGCGCCGATCTTCGCTGTGTGGTTCGGCCTCGGCATCTGGTCGAAGGTGGCGCTCGGCGTCACGCTGGTGTTTTTCGTCGTCTTCTTCAACGTCTACCAAGGCGTGCGCGAAGTCAGCCCGAACCTGATCGCCAATGCACGCATGTTGGGGGCGTCCAGGCGCCAGCTTCTGCGCTCGATCTACCTGCCGTCGGCGATGAGCTGGGTGTTCGCCAGCCTGCACAACGCGGTCGGTCTCGCCTTCGTCGGCGCCGTGGTCGGCGAATACCTTGGCTCCTCGCGCGGTGTCGGCTACCTGATCCTGCAGGCCGAGGGGACGTTCGACATCAACACCGTGTTCGCGGGAATCCTCGTGCTCACCGGTTTCGCGCTCCTGCTCGACAACGGCGTCGGCGTCGTCGAGCGCCGTCTGATGACGTGGCAGCCGCGGGCCGGCGAGACCGAGAAAATCTGACCCGCCCGTCAGCGTCCAGTGAACCGGGCCGCGCGCTTCTCGAGGAAGTGGGCGACTCCCTCCTTGAAGTCGGCGGTCTGGAACGACAGCTCCATCTCGTGGTTGGCCTGCACGGTGGCCTCGGCGAGCGTCTGGAAGCTGGATTCCCACAGCTGGCGCTTCATCACCGTCACAGAGCGCGGAGATACGGTGTCGGCCAGTAGGCGAGCATAGGCGCGGGTCTCGCCCATCAGCTTGTCGTCGGCGATGACGCGGCTCACGAGGCCAAGGGACAGGGCCTCGGGCGCGTGGAACTTGCGGGCCGAGCAGAGAAGGTCGAGGGCAGTCGGCAAGCCGACCAGACGCGGCAGCAGCCAGCTCACGCCGTGCTCCGCGATCAGGCCGCGCTGGGCGAAGGCGGTAGTGAAGACGGCCGATTCCGCAGCGAAGCGCAGGTCGGCATAAAGCGGAATCACGAACCCCAGCCCGGCCGCCGGCCCGTTGATGGCCGCGATGATGAACTTCGGTATGGCCGGGAAGTAAGAGTAGTTCATGCGGAACTCGGCCAGGGAACTGCCGCCGGGCAGGTCGGGCTGGGCCTTGGTCGAGCGGTCGGATGAACCGCCGCCGGCCTGGATCGCCTGCAGGCCGCCCATGTCGGCGCCAGCACAGAAGCCTCGTCCCGCTCCAGTCAGGATGATGGCGCGCACCTCCGGGTCGGCGCCGGCGGTGTGCATGGCGTCCTTGAGGTCGAAATACATCTGCCGTGTCCAGGCGTTGAGCTTGTCCGGGCGGTTGAGCGTGATCGTGCAGATGCGCTCGCTGACCTCGTAGAGAACGGTTTCGTATGCCATCGACGGGTTTCCTCCTGTGCGTTTTTGCAACTCGTGCGGCGCATTGCCCTGAGCGACGATACAAATGGGACCGAAAGGCTACAAATGGCACCCGAATGACGCGGTCCGTGCTGCGGCTTGGCATTAAGATGAGAGGGTAAAATGCTGACAGGGCTGGTGGAAATTTGACCTTATAGGGAGATTTTCTGCTATCCTTGCAGTCTAAAGGAAAAATGAACCTCTTGAGGATAGGAAATGGCAAAAAGGGAATTCGCCCATCCCAACGAGATGCACAAGTTCGTGGGACAGGAGATCGGAGTGAGCGACTGGGTCGAGGTTTCGCAGGACCGTATTGATCGCTTTGCCGATGCGACCGGCGACCATCAATGGATCCATGTCGACGTCGAGCGGGCCAGGAAGGAGATGCCCGGCGGCAAGACGATCGCCCACGGCTTCCTGACGTTGTCGCTGATCCCGATGCTCAATCACCAGATCTCGCACATCAACAACGTGAAGCGCGGCATCAACTACGGCTGCAACAAGGTCCGTTTCACCAGCCCGGTGCCGGCCGGGTCGAAGGTTCGCGCCCGCGCCAAGCTCCTGGCCGCCGACCCCATGGAAGGCGGTGCCGTGCGTCTCACCAATCAGGTGACTATCGAGATCGAGGGACAGGAGCGTCCGGCCTGCGTCGCCGAGACCATGTCCATCGTTTATGGCGCCTAGGAGACGTGCCTTGCTGAAGCGCGAAGAGTTGAGTGCCGAACGGATCGAGCAGATCGTCGCCGATGCGCGCAAGGCGGGCTACGACTTTTTCCTCACGCAGGAGGAGCGCGAAGCGAGCCTGAAGCAGGCCCTCGCGCGCTACGCGCCGGGCGAGGAGGCCTGGATTTTTGCCTACGGCTCGCTGATGTGGAATCCGGCGATCGAATTCGCCGAGGCATCGGCTTGCCGGCTCGAGGGATGGCGGCGTTCCTTCTGCTTCTGGGTGCCGCTTGGTCGCGGGACTCCCGATCTGCCGGGGCTGATGCTGGCGCTCGAATCGGGCGGTAGCTGCGAGGGGGTGGCCTACCGCCTGGCGCCCCATCAGGTACGCAGCGAGCTCGCCATCCTATGGAACCGCGAGATGCTGTCGGGCGTCTATCAGGCGCGCTGGCTGCCGGCGACCCTGCGCGACGGCCGGACCGTGACGGTCATCAGCTTTGTGGTCGACACCACCCACTGCCAGTATTGCGGCGACCTGCCGATTGAGAAGGCGGCGCATCACATCGCCTTCGCCGAGGGCCGCCGCGGCGCCTGTCGTGACTACCTCGCCAACACCGCCGCGCACGCCCGGGCACTCGGCATCCACGATTCCTACCTCGAGGAACTGGTGGAGCGCGTCGGCAAGCTGCGCGGCAGCCGGCTCGAGGCCTCCGTCCAACCCAACGGCATCGGCGTCGGCGACGCCTGAACCGCCGCGTTCGGAAGGCGCCCCCGGGCCTGTCCGGCGGTGCACGGCTTGTGACATAGTCCGGCCGTGCCCTCGTTCGTCGATCGCTGGCTGGCCCTGCCGCCCAATCTGCGCGGCATCCTGTGGATCGCCATATCGGGTGTGCTGTTCGCCCTGCTCAACGTCTTCACGCTGATTCCGGCGCAGCATCTCAAT
This genomic interval carries:
- a CDS encoding methyltransferase domain-containing protein → MHAVEDRMWWYRGLRALVAGLLARSPRDPSPAAPSVLDAGCGTGGMLARLGALPSDGVAIGLEYDPVAAGMAADKSGRPVVAGTVLRLPFADQALDAYVSLDVLCHGGVEPAQALAEAHRCLKPGGIALLNLPAYGWLLSAHDRRVHNVRRFTRRQARRLLAEHGFTVRRTSYWNTLLFPLMVLHRLTERPEAESDVRDFPRWLDALFSTALAIERTVILAGLSLPFGGSLIVVAARNG
- a CDS encoding glycosyltransferase family 2 protein, whose translation is MADVPALSIVVPVYNGAATVGELVGALRALELEGGLEIVLVVDGSPDNSLDVCKRLAAEPGAPVIVLSLSRNYGEHNAVMAGLARARGNYTISMDDDLQNPPDEVKRLFEYARDGGYDVVYTYYDEKKHAAWRNLGSRFTNWCADHLIDKPKGLYLSSFRCVSAFVREHIVASYEGPYPYVDGLIFQVTQNVGRLQVAHLPRAEGRSNYTLARLFRLWLSMFLNFSVIPLRFATLFGIAFGALGALAAIIVIVEAISSNKPPQGWASLMVAVLVLAGVQLIVVGLIGEYLGRMFLAVNRKPQYLVREVYRRGAAGLDVERPLADTRAGGRPYRLPDNAEPER
- a CDS encoding EamA family transporter — translated: MTIYYVALGIGILAGIAGQMLLKAGADAPDFVSQVMRPSTLAGLALYGSAAFLYIVALRKIPVSVAFPSVSLSYAIVAVLGHFLFGEPFGIKQIGGIVLIMGGVVLINQT
- a CDS encoding crotonase/enoyl-CoA hydratase family protein, with product MRSSRCSGTSFSANRSASSRSAASSSSWAVSCSSTRRDGGRGKRVTYEQIKYEIRDGILTITLNRPDKLNAFTGKMLSELLDALDRADRDDDVRAIVFTGAGRGFCAGADLSGGANTFNAENRGPVDPELDGHRDGGGLLTLRLYDCLKPTIAACNGPAVGVGVTMQLAMDVRLASEAARYGFVFTRRAIVMEACSSWFLPRLVGPQQALEWVMTGRVFPAEEALRGRLVRSVHKPDELLTAAYTLAREIADNTAPVSVALNRQMIWKMLGADHPMEAHKVDSKGIYARGKSADVKEGVVAFLEKRPARFPMKVSDGMPSYFPWWKERSFK
- a CDS encoding ABC transporter substrate-binding protein; translated protein: MNKLQMRRRAILAATPALIAAPYVARAQGKPEKSKVVLAVGGKSALYYLSLTIAEKKGFFKEAGLDVEINDFQGGAKSLQALMGGSADVVAGAYEHTIRMQQRGQAIVGFALIGRGMQLAIGLRNDVATRVKGPADIKGLKFGVTAPGSQTHMLVNNWAAKGGLKPTDIVAIGVGAGASVVAAIEKGEVDGISQADPALTILQEKKLIKIMVDTRTMKGNQELFGGAMPAACLYGQPDLLKKTPGTAQALATAIVRADQWLQTATPSDVSSVVPEAYLLGDKSVYEKAFANVRDTISPDGMMPAEGPANCLKFLAEGDPKIAAAKIDLAATWTNELAQRAGKRS
- a CDS encoding ABC transporter ATP-binding protein, translating into MSVGGPALALEDITCRFAARDGGEAYTAVANASLAVAEGEFVSVVGPTGCGKSTLLNVAAGLLEPSQGRVSVFGKPLVSAEGVNRRAGYMFQADALMPWRNGIDNVVAGLEFRGVPHAEAVRQGEAWLQRVGLGGFGDRYPHQMSGGMRKRLALAQTLILSPDILLMDEPFSALDVQTRQLMENELLALWAEDRKSVLFITHDLEEAIALSDRVVVLSAGPATRPIGDFKVDLPRPRDVQEIRMTPAFLTLHREIWGAMKEEVLKAYQRQKAA
- a CDS encoding ABC transporter permease, whose amino-acid sequence is MKLRALQLGVLAALILFWYAMTAPGLIPPFYFEQPNRAAFFFGEPQKVFWIIVDWFVSGEIYGHLGYTLLETALGFVIGAVFGLLVGLWLALSPMASAIMDPYIKGFNSMPRVVLAPIFAVWFGLGIWSKVALGVTLVFFVVFFNVYQGVREVSPNLIANARMLGASRRQLLRSIYLPSAMSWVFASLHNAVGLAFVGAVVGEYLGSSRGVGYLILQAEGTFDINTVFAGILVLTGFALLLDNGVGVVERRLMTWQPRAGETEKI
- a CDS encoding enoyl-CoA hydratase, with translation MAYETVLYEVSERICTITLNRPDKLNAWTRQMYFDLKDAMHTAGADPEVRAIILTGAGRGFCAGADMGGLQAIQAGGGSSDRSTKAQPDLPGGSSLAEFRMNYSYFPAIPKFIIAAINGPAAGLGFVIPLYADLRFAAESAVFTTAFAQRGLIAEHGVSWLLPRLVGLPTALDLLCSARKFHAPEALSLGLVSRVIADDKLMGETRAYARLLADTVSPRSVTVMKRQLWESSFQTLAEATVQANHEMELSFQTADFKEGVAHFLEKRAARFTGR
- a CDS encoding MaoC family dehydratase, with the protein product MAKREFAHPNEMHKFVGQEIGVSDWVEVSQDRIDRFADATGDHQWIHVDVERARKEMPGGKTIAHGFLTLSLIPMLNHQISHINNVKRGINYGCNKVRFTSPVPAGSKVRARAKLLAADPMEGGAVRLTNQVTIEIEGQERPACVAETMSIVYGA
- a CDS encoding gamma-glutamylcyclotransferase; translation: MLKREELSAERIEQIVADARKAGYDFFLTQEEREASLKQALARYAPGEEAWIFAYGSLMWNPAIEFAEASACRLEGWRRSFCFWVPLGRGTPDLPGLMLALESGGSCEGVAYRLAPHQVRSELAILWNREMLSGVYQARWLPATLRDGRTVTVISFVVDTTHCQYCGDLPIEKAAHHIAFAEGRRGACRDYLANTAAHARALGIHDSYLEELVERVGKLRGSRLEASVQPNGIGVGDA